Proteins co-encoded in one Gadus morhua chromosome 6, gadMor3.0, whole genome shotgun sequence genomic window:
- the fbp1a gene encoding fructose-1,6-bisphosphatase 1a, with protein MSGQGPFETNSVTLTRFLLEEGQKARGTGELTTLLNSLCTAVKAISVAVRQAGISHLYGIAGSVNVTGDQVKKLDILSNELVINAIKASFTACILVSEEDEHAIILEAGSRGKYIVCFDPLDGSSNIDCLVSIGTIFAIYKKTTDGEPSELDALQPGRDLVAAGYALYGSATMMVLSCGQGVNCFMLDPAIGEFILTDKDVKMKNRGNIYSTNEGNAMYFEPAVTEYLQKKKFPKDGSAPYGSRHVGSMVADVHRTMMYGGVFLYTANVKSPQGKLRLLYECNPMAYIMVQAGGMATTGTQNVLDIQPVDIHQRVPVVMGSSDDVREYLAIFMKHARK; from the exons ATGTCAGGACAGGGACCGTTTGAGACCAACTCAGTCACTTTGACTAGGTTTCTTCTGGAGGAGGGTCAGAAAGCCAGAGGGACCGGAGAGTTAACGACACTTCTAAACTCTCTGTGCACAGCTGTTAAGGCAATTTCCGTAGCAGTGCGGCAAGCAGGAATCTCCCATCT CTATGGCATTGCGGGCAGCGTCAATGTGACCGGGGACCAGGTGAAGAAATTGGACATCCTGTCCAACGAGCTGGTCATCAACGCGATCAAAGCGTCCTTCACAGCATGCATCCTGGTCTCTGAGGAGGACGAGCACGCCATCATCCTGGAAGCAGGAAGCCGG GGTAAATACATTGTGTGTTTCGACCCCCTCGACGGCTCATCCAACATCGATTGCCTTGTCTCCATCGGGACAATATTTGCCATCTACAAAAAG ACCACAGATGGGGAGCCCAGCGAGCTTGACGCCCTGCAGCCGGGCCGGGACCTGGTGGCGGCGGGCTATGCCCTGTACGGCAGCGCCACCATGATGGTGCTCTCCTGCGGCCAGGGGGTCAACTGCTTCATGCTGGACCCT GCGATCGGGGAGTTCATCCTGACAGACAAAGATGTGAAGATGAAGAATCGAGGGAACATCTACAGTACAAACGAAGGCAACGCCATGTACTTCGAGCCGGCCGTCACAGAGTACCTGCAAAAGAAGAAGTTCCCAAAG GACGGCAGCGCACCGTACGGGTCTCGCCACGTTGGCTCCATGGTAGCAGACGTCCACAGGACTATGATGTACGGAGGCGTGTTCCTGTACACAGCCAACGTGAAGAGTCCCCAGGGAAAG CTGAGGCTGCTGTACGAGTGCAACCCCATGGCCTACATCATGGTGCAGGCAGGGGGCATGGCCACCACGGGCACCCAGAACGTTCTGGACATCCAGCCCGTGGACATCCACCAGAGGGTCCCCGTGGTCATGGGCTCGTCCGACGACGTGCGAGAGTACCTCGCCATCTTCATGAAGCACGCCAGAAAGTAG